A single Vulcanisaeta distributa DSM 14429 DNA region contains:
- a CDS encoding NAD-dependent epimerase/dehydratase family protein encodes MKVLITGCGGYIGTLLTPYLLRKGYGVRCVDRLFFGDDVLKHVIGERNFELVKADTRSISKDVLNGIDAVVDLAALSNDPAGELNPQWTLDINYRARARLAKLASEVGVSRYVLASSCSVYGRQSGIADENTEPNPLTTYAKANLLAEKDVLPLASNRFTVTALRFATVYGPSIRMRFDLVINAMTLSAFTEGVIYVEGDGMQERPLVHVMDVVRAINTVLEAPSDRVNGMVFNVGSDEQNFRVIDMARIVQGIVGGEVRFRGMVDARSYRVSFKRIREVLNFSVLYNVDDGVKQVYHELLTGHLRPEDRWFTVRWYKKLLEQNPKLLDSY; translated from the coding sequence ATGAAGGTCCTGATCACTGGGTGTGGTGGTTATATAGGCACGTTATTAACGCCATACCTACTTAGGAAGGGTTATGGCGTTAGGTGCGTTGATAGGTTGTTTTTTGGCGATGATGTGCTTAAGCACGTAATTGGTGAGAGGAACTTCGAACTCGTTAAAGCCGATACCAGGTCAATAAGTAAGGACGTACTTAACGGCATTGACGCTGTTGTGGATCTTGCGGCATTGTCTAATGACCCTGCTGGCGAGTTGAATCCTCAGTGGACGCTCGACATTAATTATAGGGCTAGGGCTAGGTTGGCTAAGCTTGCCAGTGAGGTTGGGGTCTCTAGGTACGTACTCGCCTCAAGCTGTAGTGTCTATGGTAGGCAGAGTGGTATTGCTGATGAGAATACCGAGCCAAACCCATTAACGACCTACGCCAAGGCTAACCTATTGGCTGAGAAGGATGTGCTTCCCCTGGCAAGTAATAGGTTTACTGTGACTGCATTGAGGTTTGCCACCGTCTACGGGCCATCGATTAGGATGAGGTTTGACCTGGTGATAAATGCCATGACGTTATCGGCATTCACGGAGGGGGTCATCTACGTTGAGGGTGATGGCATGCAGGAGAGGCCTCTCGTCCATGTTATGGATGTCGTTAGGGCCATTAATACCGTGCTTGAGGCACCGAGTGATAGGGTTAATGGCATGGTATTTAATGTTGGCTCTGATGAGCAGAACTTTAGAGTTATTGACATGGCTAGGATTGTGCAGGGCATCGTTGGTGGTGAGGTTAGGTTTAGGGGTATGGTTGATGCCAGGAGTTATAGAGTTAGCTTTAAGCGTATTAGGGAGGTGCTGAACTTCTCCGTGCTTTATAATGTGGATGATGGTGTTAAGCAGGTATACCACGAATTACTCACCGGCCACCTAAGGCCTGAGGATAGGTGGTTCACTGTTAGGTGGTATAAGAAGCTCCTTGAGCAGAATCCAAAGTTGCTGGATAGTTATTAA
- a CDS encoding tropomyosin, with protein MVDVITIIAVIVSVASSTASLAYWLGGRFTEIESRFGHVDSRLGQIEDRFNKIENRFDKIENRINVIEGRINGVEERVNRIEERIGKVEERIINIENRIEKIENGLSGIEDRVSKIEDRINRIEDRINKIEDRISNIENRISGVENRINSLEIRIERLENAFKQFSEVLITALESKGIFTSTEALTLRSMVKTLLPVPRTKYYTWEVYERLRQLLDKDPNEYTMADIEQLNDIADLIEKEGFEANRRDLIEYAWKLRYYAMVAKVVFVYPKLRQQK; from the coding sequence TTGGTTGATGTTATTACGATAATCGCGGTGATAGTGAGCGTAGCATCATCAACGGCATCCCTAGCCTACTGGCTCGGCGGGAGGTTCACGGAGATAGAGTCCAGGTTTGGTCATGTTGATTCAAGGCTTGGTCAAATCGAGGATAGATTTAATAAAATTGAGAATAGATTTGATAAAATCGAGAATAGGATTAATGTAATCGAAGGTAGAATTAATGGAGTTGAGGAGAGGGTTAATAGAATTGAGGAAAGGATTGGTAAGGTCGAGGAGAGAATTATTAACATTGAGAATAGAATTGAAAAGATCGAGAACGGACTTAGTGGGATTGAGGATAGAGTTAGTAAAATTGAGGACAGAATTAATAGAATTGAAGATAGAATTAATAAGATTGAGGATAGGATCAGTAACATTGAGAATAGAATTAGCGGAGTGGAAAATAGGATTAATAGTCTTGAGATTAGGATTGAAAGACTTGAAAACGCGTTCAAGCAGTTCTCCGAGGTTCTCATAACGGCATTGGAATCCAAGGGCATATTTACATCGACGGAGGCCCTGACCCTCAGGAGCATGGTGAAGACACTGCTGCCGGTGCCAAGGACTAAGTACTACACGTGGGAGGTCTATGAGAGGCTCAGGCAGTTGCTTGATAAGGACCCAAATGAATACACTATGGCCGATATTGAGCAATTGAATGATATCGCAGATTTAATAGAGAAGGAGGGCTTTGAAGCAAATAGGAGGGACCTAATAGAGTACGCCTGGAAACTCAGGTACTACGCAATGGTCGCCAAGGTGGTCTTCGTATACCCAAAGCTAAGACAACAAAAATAA
- a CDS encoding glucose-1-phosphate thymidylyltransferase: protein MSVSGVVLVAGEGTRLRPLTYTLPKPLIPIMGRPLVTRIIEELMGNGINNIHVVVGHLGFLFKQVLGDGSGLGVNIRYVEQRERLGIAHAIHRAVEDGAVGELVVHLGDNYFGEGLGRFIREFREGDYDVYVVLTRHRDPTRFGNAVIKDGRIVKLIEKPREPPPNSFVMTGIYMFRDSHDVERAFSTLKPSARGEYEITDLIQWFIDNGRRVGYSITNSWWKDMGTPQDILDLLYLMLDEVKPRIEGEVRGEVNGRVVVERGAVIEGRVHGPAYIGKGSMVGKDTVIEHYVDIESNVSINGGSLSRSLVLSDASLELGRARLVDSIIGPKSRVRLSGGNYSLILGEGNSIISIA, encoded by the coding sequence ATGTCAGTGAGTGGTGTCGTACTTGTCGCTGGTGAAGGGACGAGGCTTAGGCCATTAACGTATACATTGCCAAAGCCATTAATACCAATAATGGGTAGGCCCCTGGTCACGAGGATAATAGAAGAGCTAATGGGTAATGGTATTAACAACATACATGTGGTTGTTGGTCACCTCGGCTTTCTATTTAAGCAGGTGCTTGGTGATGGGTCGGGTTTAGGCGTGAATATTAGGTATGTTGAGCAGAGGGAGAGGCTTGGTATTGCCCACGCGATACATAGGGCTGTTGAGGATGGGGCGGTCGGCGAATTAGTAGTTCACCTTGGCGATAACTACTTCGGCGAAGGGTTAGGTAGGTTCATTCGTGAGTTTAGGGAGGGGGATTACGACGTGTACGTTGTCCTAACAAGGCATAGGGACCCCACTAGGTTTGGTAATGCCGTGATTAAGGATGGCAGGATAGTGAAACTCATTGAGAAGCCCAGGGAACCACCGCCAAATAGCTTCGTAATGACCGGGATATACATGTTCAGGGATTCCCACGACGTAGAGAGGGCTTTCAGCACGCTTAAGCCATCGGCTAGGGGTGAGTATGAGATAACAGACTTGATCCAGTGGTTCATTGATAATGGCAGGAGGGTGGGTTACTCAATAACCAATAGTTGGTGGAAGGACATGGGGACTCCTCAGGACATACTTGACCTACTTTACCTAATGCTTGATGAGGTCAAGCCAAGGATTGAGGGTGAGGTTAGGGGTGAGGTTAATGGCAGGGTTGTTGTGGAGCGCGGGGCGGTGATTGAGGGTAGGGTCCACGGACCAGCCTACATAGGTAAGGGCTCAATGGTTGGTAAGGACACCGTGATTGAGCACTACGTCGATATTGAATCAAACGTATCAATAAACGGCGGTAGTTTGAGCAGGTCACTGGTGCTCAGTGATGCATCGCTTGAGTTGGGTAGGGCTAGGCTCGTTGATAGTATTATTGGTCCTAAATCAAGGGTTAGGCTTAGCGGTGGTAATTATAGTTTAATACTTGGTGAGGGTAACAGTATAATCAGCATTGCTTAA